In Brassica rapa cultivar Chiifu-401-42 chromosome A06, CAAS_Brap_v3.01, whole genome shotgun sequence, a single window of DNA contains:
- the LOC117126125 gene encoding uncharacterized protein LOC117126125, translated as MSSSSSDGVEERLDEIFDEIFEDTYEDIVEAQTSKHKKRAYIERNREAGHDRLWNDYFSEDPTFSAHFFRRRFRMNKDLFLRIVHRLSENIPFFQQKRDATGRSGLSPLQKCTAAIRLLAYGCAADTSSLAEIDNEGVEIKMMVAAAEVMVMVAETASLAEVENEETEMMVMVVVVTDLFTG; from the exons ATGTCATCATCGTCATCCGATGGAGTCGAAGAAAGATTGGACGAAATTTTCGACGAAATCTTCGAAGATACATACGAGGACATAGTGGAGGCCCAGACCAGTAAGCACAAGAAACGGGCTTATATAGAACGAAACCGTGAAGCAGGACACGACCGTTTATGGAATGACTACTTTAGCGAAGATCCCACATTCTCGGCACATTTTTTCAGGCGCCGTTTCCGCATGAATAAGGATTTATTCTTGCGTATTGTCCACCGCCTCTCGGAGAACATTCCATTCTTTCAACAAAAAAGAGATGCAACCGGGAGGTCTGGTCTTTCTCCATTACAAAAATGTACGGCAGCTATTCGTCTCCTTGCTTATGGTTGTGCGGCTGACACG AGTTCATTAGCGGAGATAGATAACGAGGGGGTGGAGATTAAGATGATGGTGGCAGCGGCGGAGGTTATGGTGATGGTGGCTGAGACAGCTTCATTGGCGGAGGTAGAGAACGAGGAGACAGAGAtgatggtgatggtggtggttgTGACAGATTTGTTTACGGGGTAA
- the LOC103873831 gene encoding peroxidase 71, with protein sequence MNFVRSLCVFITFLSCLVISVHGQAAARPGPGSGTRIGFYSTTCPNAETIVRNAVTAGFSSNPRIAPGILRMHFHDCFVQGCDGSILITGTNTERTAVPNLNLRGFEVIDNAKTQLEAACPGVVSCADILALAARDSVVLTRGTSWPVPTGRRDGRVSLASNANNLPGPGDSVAVQQQKFSALGLSTRELVVLVGGHTIGTAGCATFRNRLFNSTTGPADPTIDPTFLAQLQTQCPQNGDASVRVDLDTGSATTFDTSYFNNLSRGRGVLQSDQVLWTDPATRPIVQQLMSPRSTFNGDFARAMVRMSNIGVLTGASGEIRRVCSAVN encoded by the exons ATGAATTTTGTTAGATCATTGTGCGTTTTCATTACCTTCCTCAGTTGTCTAGTCATCTCGGTCCATGGCCAAGCTGCCGCAAGGCCCGGTCCTGGTTCTGGCACGAGGATAGGGTTTTACTCAACCACATGTCCTAACGCCGAAACCATTGTCCGAAACGCCGTGACAGCTGGATTCAGCTCTAACCCTAGAATCGCACCAGGAATACTAAGAATGCATTTCCACGACTGCTTCGTCCAAGGCTGTGACGGTTCCATCCTTATAACGGGAACTAACACTGAGAGAACAGCCGTTCCGAACCTCAACCTCCGTGGATTTGAAGTCATAGACAACGCCAAAACCCAGCTCGAAGCTGCTTGCCCTGGAGTCGTCTCTTGTGCTGATATTTTAGCTTTAGCCGCTCGTGACTCCGTTGTCCTC ACAAGAGGAACAAGTTGGCCCGTACCAACCGGACGTAGAGATGGTCGAGTTTCTTTGGCTTCGAACGCTAATAATCTCCCTGGTCCCGGTGATTCCGTCGCCGTTCAACAACAGAAGTTCTCTGCTTTGGGACTCAGTACCCGCGAGCTCGTCGTCCTCGTCG GAGGACACACGATCGGAACAGCGGGGTGCGCTACATTCAGGAACAGACTATTCAACAGCACCACAGGCCCTGCGGATCCAACCATTGACCCGACGTTTTTGGCGCAGCTTCAGACACAATGTCCCCAAAACGGTGATGCCAGCGTGCGCGTTGATCTCGACACCGGAAGTGCAACCACTTTTGACACATCCTATTTCAACAACCTAAGCCGTGGCCGTGGAGTCCTCCAATCCGACCAAGTCCTCTGGACCGACCCCGCAACTAGACCCATTGTGCAACAGTTGATGAGTCCTAGAAGCACCTTCAACGGTGATTTTGCCAGGGCAATGGTCAGGATGAGTAATATTGGTGTACTTACTGGGGCTAGTGGAGAAATTCGTAGGGTTTGCTCCGCGGTTAATTaa
- the LOC117126124 gene encoding glutathione S-transferase T3-like, which translates to MAHTSGYVDLLHSQFPVELDSPEPVRLGSQVPDESGVKERRKWYPKDDIILIGAWLNTSKDPVVSNDQKAGAFWKRIVDYYNASPQLVGTLPRELGPCKQRWARINEQVSKFCGCYDAALREQRSGQNDDDVMKAALEIFFNNNGYKFALDHCWRELRHDQKWCSTNLAKDGGKDKRKQVFEGDGEEDELGEAEARPLGVKAAKAGNKKKKSGRKEELSKLHGVLEMKEKLSRHKVLERLLAKKEPLSEMETSAAHVNQVTGSSWLLELKSRVHVEV; encoded by the exons ATGGCTCACACGTCTGGCTATGTAGACCTACTACATAGTCAATTTCCAGTTGAGCTTGACTCACCCGAACCTGTTAGGTTGGGTAGCCAAGTTCCTGATGAGTCTGGTGTGAAGGAGAGGAGGAAATGGTATCCGAAAGATGATATAATCCTTATTGGTGCTTGGCTTAACACCAGTAAGGACCCTGTTGTCAGCAACGACCAGAAAGCTGGTGCTTTCTGGAAGCGGATTGTCGACTACTACAACGCAAGCCCGCAACTGGTTGGGACACTACCGAGGGAGCTTGGTCCTTGCAAGCAGAGGTGGGCTAGAATTAACGAGCAAGTATCCAAGTTTTGTGGATGCTATGATGCGGCTCTGAGGGAGCAGAGGAGTGGTcaaaatgatgatgatgtgatGAAAGCTGCGTTAGAGATATTCTTCAATAATAACGGCTACAAGTTCGCACTGGATCACTGCTGGAGGGAGCTGAGGCATGACCAGAAATGGTGCTCTACCAATCTGGCTAAGGACGGAGGAAAGGATAAGCGCAAACAAGTGTTTGAgggagatggagaagaagacGAATTAGGAGAAGCAGAGGCTAGACCTCTCGGGGTTAAGGCTGCGAAAGCTggtaataagaagaagaagagtggtaGAAAAGAGGAGTTGTCAAAGCTACATGGTGTTttagaaatgaaagaaaaacTCTCTAGACATAAAGTCCTAGAGCGTTTACTCGCAAAAAAGGAGCCACTCTCTGAAATGGAAACAA GTGCAGCTCATGTTAACCAAGTCACGGGTTCTTCTTGGTTATTGGAACTAAAGTCACGGGTGCATGTGGAGGTGTGA
- the LOC103873830 gene encoding peroxidase 70 produces MASVTNFNPHGVFLPLFLVLAATATATTRPYTFLPRPRVGYYSSACWNVESIVRSVVQSNYFTNPANAPGILRMHFHDCFVRGCDGSILLDGPNSEKTAIPNQSLRGFNVIEEAKTQLEIACPLTVSCADILALAARDFVVLTGGPWWPVPLGRLDGRVSLASNVDLPEPTDSVAVQKQRFAAKYLNTQDLVVLAAGHTIGTVGCGVFRDRFFNYKNTGSPDPTINPNFVPQIQSQCPLNGNAATRVALDLGSEGQFDTSYLNNLRFGRGVLESDQVLWNDPETRPIVERLLGLRFPFLLFGPEFARSMSKMSLTEVKTGLDGEIRRVCSAIN; encoded by the exons atgGCAAGTGTTACTAATTTTAACCCCCACGGTGTTTTCTTACCGTTATTCCTTGTCCTGGCCGCAACAGCAACCGCAACCACAAGACCGTACACATTCCTCCCAAGGCCACGGGTCGGGTATTACAGTAGTGCATGCTGGAATGTAGAATCGATAGTGCGGTCCGTGGTCCAGTCTAACTATTTCACAAATCCAGCCAATGCTCCGGGCATTTTGCGTATGCATTTTCACGATTGTTTCGTCCGTGGCTGCGACGGTTCCATTCTCCTCGACGGACCTAACTCTGAGAAAACGGCGATTCCAAATCAATCGTTGAGAGGGTTTAACGTTATCGAAGAAGCTAAGACTCAGCTTGAGATCGCTTGTCCTCTAACAGTCTCTTGTGCTGATATTCTCGCACTAGCTGCTCGTGACTTCGTCGTTCTG ACAGGTGGACCATGGTGGCCAGTTCCATTAGGACGACTCGATGGTAGGGTTTCATTAGCCTCGAATGTTGATTTGCCGGAACCTACAGACTCAGTTGCGGTGCAGAAGCAGAGGTTCGCTGCGAAATATCTTAACACCCAAGATCTAGTTGTCCTTGCTG CCGGACACACGATAGGAACGGTGGGGTGTGGTGTGTTTAGGGATAGGTTCTTCAACTACAAAAACACAGGAAGTCCTGACCCAACCATCAACCCGAATTTCGTCCCTCAGATCCAATCTCAATGTCCTCTCAACGGCAACGCCGCTACTCGTGTCGCGCTGGACCTGGGAAGTGAAGGCCAGTTCGACACTTCGTACCTTAACAACTTGAGGTTTGGTCGAGGTGTCCTTGAGTCTGACCAGGTCCTATGGAATGATCCCGAGACTCGTCCCATCGTGGAGCGGTTGCTGGGACTACGGTTTCCGTTTTTGCTGTTTGGACCCGAGTTTGCCAGGTCGATGTCTAAGATGAGTCTGACTGAGGTCAAGACCGGTTTGGATGGGGAGATTCGTAGGGTTTGTTCTGCGATCAATTGA